One genomic window of Solanum stenotomum isolate F172 chromosome 9, ASM1918654v1, whole genome shotgun sequence includes the following:
- the LOC125877670 gene encoding receptor-like protein EIX1 — protein MGNASSLLTQYHIEEVQEHCNHIFSQQEILSLYQRFCQLDINSCGFVSGEEFLSKEAYHSGKLNKSNLSDMKGSILDLLANGLSGEIPHCNNFTLLYQDDSSGEPMGFNIQVGGISKEIAEMRRLQSLNFSRNVLNGSVIEGIGQMKMLESLDLSRNNLSGVIPQGLANLTFLSVLDLSNNHLSGRIPSSTQLQCFDRPSYSYNAQLYGPPLQECPGYSPPKPHIDHGSNTNPQEHDNDEEFPYLEFYISMVIGFFVTF, from the exons ATGGGCAATGCTTCTTCCTTGCTGACTCAATATCACATTGAAGAAGTTCAAGAACACTGCAATCACATAT TTTCACAGCAGGAGATTCTATCATTGTACCAGAGGTTTTGTCAACTGGATATAAATAGTTGTGGCTTTGTCTCTGGAGAAGAGTTTCTTTCA AAAGAAGCATACCACTCTGGTAAACTGAACAAATCCAATCTTTCAGATATGAAAGGTTCG ATACTGGACCTTTTAGCAAATGGATTATCAGGGGAAATTCCACACTGCAACAATTTTACCTTATTGTATCAGGATGATAGTTCTGGTGAGCCAATGGGATTTAATATCCAAG TTGGCGGTATATCTAAAGAGATAGCTGAGATGAGAAGATTGCAGTCTCTGAACTTTTCAAGAAATGTTCTGAATGGAAGTGTCATTGAAGGAATTGGTCAAATGAAGATGTTGGAGTCTCTTGACTTATCAAGAAACAATCTTTCTGGTGTGATCCCTCAAGGTCTTGCTAATTTGACTTTTCTTAGTGTGTTGGACTTGTCGAACAACCACTTATCCGGGAGAATTCCATCAAGCACTCAATTGCAATGTTTTGATAGACCATCCTATAGTTATAATGCTCAACTCTATGGTCCTCCTCTTCAAGAGTGTCCCGGATATTCTCCTCCTAAACCTCATATCGATCATGGCAGCAACACCAATCCACAAGAACATGACAATGATGAGGAGTTCCCATATCTGGAGTTTTATATATCCATGGTGATAGGTTTCTTTGTCACATTTTAG